TTCGATGCCTTTCAGAAGCGTCCAGGCATTGAACGGCGACATGGCCGGACCGGTATGGCGGAAATAGTCGTGCAGGTTTTCGTCGATCCATTCCTTGTCTGAAAGGACGACGCCGCCGAGGCAGCGGCCCTGGCCGTCGATATGCTTGGTCGCGGAATAGACGACGATATGGGCGCCAAGTTCCAGGGGCTTCTGGAAGAGCGGCGTTGCGAAGACGTTGTCGACGACTACCTTGGCGCCGATCTGGTCGGCGAGCCTGGCGACGCCTGCGATGTCGACTACTTCCAGCGTCGGATTCGTCGGGCTTTCAAGGAAGAAGACCTTTGTGGCCGGGCGGATTGCTTTCTCCCAGTTTTCGAGATAGCGGCCGTCGATGAGCGTACATTCGATGCCGTATTTGGGTGCAAGCGTTTCGACCACCCACCGGCAGGAGCCGAAGAGCGCGCGGGCGGCAACGATATGGTCGCCAGCCTTCAACTGGCAGAGAATCGCCGCGGTGACGGCAGCCATGCCGGAAGCGGTGGCGCGGGCGTCTTCGGCGCCTTCAAGAGCGCACATGCGCTTTTCGAACATATCGTTGGTAGGGCTTCCGTATCGGGCATAGATAAAGCCGTCTGTCTCACCCTTGAAGCGCGCTTCCGCAGCTTCAGAAGTCTCATAGACGAAACCTTGCGTCAGGAAGATCGCTTCCGAAGTCTCGCCATATTGCGAGCGCAACGTCCCTTCGTGAACGAGTTGGGTTGCCGGGCGCCAAGTCTTGCTCATGCCATCACCACCTTCAAACAACAAAAAAACCGGCCGCAAATGCAGACCGGTTTCATACCCGGTCTTTTTAGCCACTTCTTTAACGTGGCTGCAAGCCGACCGGCCAAATCACCACGGGATAAAGCTGCAATACTGCTGTTAGCTTCTTGCGTCAATTCCTTGAGTTTGGTTTTGTCTGGGGCAAATTATGGATGGAGCATGATGGCTCGCGAAACTGGAATCTTGGCCGATCGCGCAATTGCGGCGCTGTTTGAATTGGGCCGCCTCACGAGTGAGCGGGAACTGGACCGCGATCAGATTCAGCCGGCAAGCCTGGACCTGCGCCTGGGCGCCAGGGCGTTCCGCGTCCGGGCAAGTTTCATGCCGGGCCCCTCGCATCTCGTTGCCGACAAGCTCGACCGGCTGAGCCTGCACGTCATCGACCTTTCCGAAGGTGCCGTGCTCGAAACGGGCTGCGTCTATATTGTGCCCCTCATGGAGCGGCTCGATCTTCCCGCTGAAATGTCCGCCTCGGCCAACCCCAAGAGCTCGACCGGCCGCCTCGACATCTTCACCCGTGTCATTACCGACTACGCGCAGGAATTTGACAAGATTCCTGCCGGTTATTCTGGCCCGCTCTACCTGGAAATCAGCCCGCGCACGTTCCCGGTCGTCGTGCGCCGCGGCTCGCGCCTCTCGCAGATCCGCTTCCGCGTCGGGCATTCAATTCTGGGCGAGCCGGAACTGCAGGCGCTGCATGATGCAGAAACGCTGGTTGCAAGCTCCAAGCCGAACGTTTCCGGCGGCGGCATTGCGCTGTCGATCGATCTGGCGGGCGACAAGGATGGCCTGATCGGCTACCGCGGCAAGCATCACACGGCCGTCGTCGATGTCGATAAGAAGGCTGAGCACGATATCTTCGATTTCTGGGAGCCGCTTTACAGCCGCGGCCGCAACGAACTGATCCTCGATCCGGATGAGTTCTATATCCTCGTTTCGCGTGAAGCCGTACATGTTCCGCCGCACTACGCAGCCGAGATGACACCCTTTGATCCGCTCGTCGGCGAGTTCCGCGTGCATTACGCCGGCTTCTTCGATCCAGGTTTCGGCCACGCGCCTGCCGGCGGCATGGGCAGTCGCGCCGTTCTCGAAGTCCGCAGCCATGAAGTGCCCTTCATTCTGGAAGACGGCCAGATCGTCGGCCGCCTGGTTTACGAGCACATGCTGGAGAAGCCCGAAAGCCTCTATGGCTCCGGTCTTGGATCGAACTACCAGGCCCAGGGACTGAAACTGTCGAAGCACTTCCGCATCTGAGAGCCTTGACACCGCCATCCTTCTGTTGGAAGGCTTCTGTCATCGCGGGTGTAGCTCAATGGTAGAGCAGCAGCTTCCCAAGCTGAATACGAGGGTTCGATTCCCTTCACCCGCTCCAGCTGTCTTTTTGTCCAGCCCGGATACATCGGCAACAGATCGAATGACACCTGCCGCTTCCCC
Above is a window of Rhizobium etli 8C-3 DNA encoding:
- a CDS encoding O-succinylhomoserine sulfhydrylase, producing MSKTWRPATQLVHEGTLRSQYGETSEAIFLTQGFVYETSEAAEARFKGETDGFIYARYGSPTNDMFEKRMCALEGAEDARATASGMAAVTAAILCQLKAGDHIVAARALFGSCRWVVETLAPKYGIECTLIDGRYLENWEKAIRPATKVFFLESPTNPTLEVVDIAGVARLADQIGAKVVVDNVFATPLFQKPLELGAHIVVYSATKHIDGQGRCLGGVVLSDKEWIDENLHDYFRHTGPAMSPFNAWTLLKGIETLPLRVKQQTASAARIADFLAEQKQVAKVIYPGRKDHPQADIIARQMSGGSTLVAFELKGGKEAAFALQNALDIIKISNNLGDSKSLITHPATTTHKNLSDDARAELGISPGTVRLSLGIEDVEDLIDDFAQALSNVKS
- a CDS encoding 2'-deoxycytidine 5'-triphosphate deaminase, which encodes MMARETGILADRAIAALFELGRLTSERELDRDQIQPASLDLRLGARAFRVRASFMPGPSHLVADKLDRLSLHVIDLSEGAVLETGCVYIVPLMERLDLPAEMSASANPKSSTGRLDIFTRVITDYAQEFDKIPAGYSGPLYLEISPRTFPVVVRRGSRLSQIRFRVGHSILGEPELQALHDAETLVASSKPNVSGGGIALSIDLAGDKDGLIGYRGKHHTAVVDVDKKAEHDIFDFWEPLYSRGRNELILDPDEFYILVSREAVHVPPHYAAEMTPFDPLVGEFRVHYAGFFDPGFGHAPAGGMGSRAVLEVRSHEVPFILEDGQIVGRLVYEHMLEKPESLYGSGLGSNYQAQGLKLSKHFRI